In a genomic window of Candidatus Desulfatibia profunda:
- a CDS encoding phosphoglycerate kinase codes for MPRSELDPRLPLIQDADLRDKIVLVRIDHNVVKKGEIHDPYRIDATIGTLYNIVERGGRLILMSHVGRPRDKKTGRIKVEDGTSVQPIVEYLERKLHTKFSVPQFPVDPDVGIRQIDTSINWHIRDLRARRIGGIYLPNTRWFEGEEATGETKERFALQLAGLADVFVNDAFGSWQPNASTYDVTKFLPSYAGFLMQKEFIFLKHVLEPERPFVAVVAGAKYDTKIGPLNEIYKKVDHLLLGGVIYNAFLCAKYDVRVAGVSEDDIAAAKDLVRQDRLNNKIVELPFVVESDTLEGRVEGKFRTRDIRNFKPGEEYRYLLDVAPESFDAPGVAKVISSAKTILVNAVMGFTPHFYEGSKELDQTIDRNRQAQKLYGGGDTLQEFKNLSPGLYLAAMDNAQYYFFTGGGTVLKAIEEGSPYGLEPVKALMENAAGRASASPKK; via the coding sequence ATGCCCAGATCGGAATTAGACCCCCGCTTGCCCCTTATCCAGGACGCTGACCTGCGGGACAAAATCGTCCTGGTGCGAATAGACCACAATGTCGTTAAAAAAGGGGAGATTCATGATCCCTACCGCATCGATGCCACCATCGGCACGTTGTACAATATTGTGGAACGGGGCGGGCGTCTCATCCTCATGTCCCACGTGGGACGGCCCCGTGACAAAAAAACCGGCCGTATCAAAGTGGAAGACGGCACTTCGGTCCAGCCGATTGTTGAATATCTGGAACGCAAACTTCACACCAAGTTCTCGGTGCCCCAGTTTCCGGTTGATCCGGACGTCGGTATCCGGCAGATAGATACCTCCATTAACTGGCATATCCGGGACCTGCGCGCCCGTCGGATCGGCGGCATCTATCTGCCCAACACGCGCTGGTTCGAGGGCGAAGAGGCCACCGGTGAAACCAAAGAACGCTTTGCGCTGCAACTGGCCGGACTGGCCGATGTCTTTGTCAATGATGCTTTCGGTTCCTGGCAGCCCAATGCCTCCACCTATGACGTAACCAAGTTTTTGCCAAGTTACGCCGGTTTTCTGATGCAGAAGGAATTTATTTTTCTCAAGCATGTTCTGGAGCCGGAGCGCCCCTTTGTCGCTGTGGTCGCCGGGGCCAAATATGACACCAAAATCGGCCCGCTTAACGAGATCTACAAAAAGGTCGACCACCTTTTGCTGGGCGGTGTCATCTATAATGCCTTCCTGTGCGCCAAGTACGACGTTCGGGTGGCCGGGGTCTCCGAGGATGACATTGCGGCGGCCAAGGATCTGGTCCGGCAGGACCGGCTGAACAACAAGATAGTTGAACTGCCCTTTGTGGTCGAGTCCGATACGCTTGAGGGTCGGGTGGAAGGAAAGTTCAGGACACGCGACATCAGGAACTTCAAGCCGGGGGAAGAGTACCGATACCTGCTCGATGTGGCTCCGGAATCGTTTGACGCTCCCGGAGTTGCCAAGGTCATCAGTTCGGCCAAGACCATTCTAGTGAATGCGGTGATGGGATTTACGCCGCACTTTTATGAGGGTTCCAAGGAACTGGACCAAACCATCGACCGGAACCGGCAGGCCCAAAAGCTCTACGGCGGCGGCGACACGCTCCAGGAATTCAAGAACCTCAGCCCCGGCCTCTATCTGGCCGCCATGGATAACGCCCAGTATTATTTCTTCACCGGAGGAGGGACTGTCCTGAAGGCCATTGAAGAAGGATCGCCTTACGGTCTTGAACCGGTTAAGGCCCTGATGGAAAACGCGGCCGGCCGGGCCTCGGCAAGCCCAAAAAAATAG